One genomic window of Mus musculus strain C57BL/6J chromosome 4, GRCm38.p6 C57BL/6J includes the following:
- the Slc66a1 gene encoding lysosomal amino acid transporter 1 homolog codes for MVWRTLGASNFSTCPNGSVQWIWDVFGECAQDGWDEASVGLGLVSILCFAASTFPQYIKACKTGNMDQALSLWFLLGWIGGDSCNLIGSFLADQLPLQTYTAVYYVLADLMMLTLYFHYKFKKRPSPLSAPINSVLLFILGTVCITPLLSSTDPVAVPREGFRGRTLLSVEPGNKPFTKKEVIGFVIGSASSLLYLLSRLPQIRTNFIRQSTQGISYSLFALVMLGNTLYGLSVLLKNPEVGQSEGSYLLHHLPWLVGSLGVLLLDTIISIQFLVYRSHETAAASEREPLLPS; via the exons ATGGTCTGGAGGACACTGGGCGCCAGCAACTTTTCCACCTGTCCCAATGGCTCTGTCCAGTGGATCTGGGATGTGTTTGGTGAATGTGCCCAGGATGGCTGGGATGAGGCCAGCGTGGGCCTGGGCTTGGTCTCCATTCTCTGCTTCGCTGCGTCTACCTTCCC CCAGTACATCAAAGCCTGCAAGACAGGCAACATGGACCAGGCCCTATCACTGTGGTTCCTGCTGGGCTGGATCGGTGGAGATTCCTGCAACCTCATTGGCTCCTTTCTGGCAGACCAGCTACCCCTGCAG ACCTACACGGCTGTGTATTATGTCCTGGCCGACCTGATGATGCTGACGCTGTACTTCCATTATAAGTTCAAGAAGCGACCTTCTCCGT TGTCTGCCCCTATCAATTCTGTGCTCTTGTTCATCTTGGGGACGGTGTGTATCACACCACTGTTGAGCAGCACTGATCCTGTGGCTGTCCCCAGGGAAGGCTTCCGGGGGCGGACACTCCTGTCTGTGGAGCCAGGCAATAAG CCCTTCACAAAGAAGGAGGTCATCGGCTTTGTCATCGGCTCCGCCTCCAGCTTGCTGTACCTGCTCTCGAGGCTGCCTCAGATTCGCACCAAT ttCATACGGCAGTCAACCCAAGGCATCTCCTACTCGCTGTTCGCACTGGTGATGCTGGGGAACACGCTGTACGGGCTCAGCGTGCTGCTCAAGAACCCCGAGGTGGGCCAGAGTGAGGGCAGCTACCTGCTGCACCACCTGCCCTGGCTCGTGGGCAGCCTGGGGGTGCTGCTGCTCGACACCATC ATCTCCATCCAGTTCCTGGTGTACAGAAGCCATGAGACTGCTGCTGCCTCAGAGCGAGAGCCCCTCCTCCCCAGCTGA
- the Slc66a1 gene encoding lysosomal amino acid transporter 1 homolog isoform X1: MVWRTLGASNFSTCPNGSVQWIWDVFGECAQDGWDEASVGLGLVSILCFAASTFPQYIKACKTGNMDQALSLWFLLGWIGGDSCNLIGSFLADQLPLQTYTAVYYVLADLMMLTLYFHYKFKKRPSPLSAPINSVLLFILGTVCITPLLSSTDPVAVPREGFRGRTLLSVEPGNKPFTKKEVIGFVIGSASSLLYLLSRLPQIRTNFIRQSTQGISYSLFALVMLGNTLYGLSVLLKNPEVGQSEGSYLLHHLPWLVGSLGVLLLDTIVSFKACDVGTVVWARRPLLQCAHPCQPTPLSTYSSTCPLAHSPIRPCVLPSTIQPLTTLHLPIQPHPPTHHPLRHLSIYALT, encoded by the exons ATGGTCTGGAGGACACTGGGCGCCAGCAACTTTTCCACCTGTCCCAATGGCTCTGTCCAGTGGATCTGGGATGTGTTTGGTGAATGTGCCCAGGATGGCTGGGATGAGGCCAGCGTGGGCCTGGGCTTGGTCTCCATTCTCTGCTTCGCTGCGTCTACCTTCCC CCAGTACATCAAAGCCTGCAAGACAGGCAACATGGACCAGGCCCTATCACTGTGGTTCCTGCTGGGCTGGATCGGTGGAGATTCCTGCAACCTCATTGGCTCCTTTCTGGCAGACCAGCTACCCCTGCAG ACCTACACGGCTGTGTATTATGTCCTGGCCGACCTGATGATGCTGACGCTGTACTTCCATTATAAGTTCAAGAAGCGACCTTCTCCGT TGTCTGCCCCTATCAATTCTGTGCTCTTGTTCATCTTGGGGACGGTGTGTATCACACCACTGTTGAGCAGCACTGATCCTGTGGCTGTCCCCAGGGAAGGCTTCCGGGGGCGGACACTCCTGTCTGTGGAGCCAGGCAATAAG CCCTTCACAAAGAAGGAGGTCATCGGCTTTGTCATCGGCTCCGCCTCCAGCTTGCTGTACCTGCTCTCGAGGCTGCCTCAGATTCGCACCAAT ttCATACGGCAGTCAACCCAAGGCATCTCCTACTCGCTGTTCGCACTGGTGATGCTGGGGAACACGCTGTACGGGCTCAGCGTGCTGCTCAAGAACCCCGAGGTGGGCCAGAGTGAGGGCAGCTACCTGCTGCACCACCTGCCCTGGCTCGTGGGCAGCCTGGGGGTGCTGCTGCTCGACACCATCGTATCCTTCAAAGCGTGTGATGTTGGCACCGTTGTGTGGGCAAGacggcctctgcttcagtgtGCACATCCCTGCCAGCCCACCCCTCTGTCTACATACTCATCCACCTGTCCATTAGCACATTCACCTATTCGTCCGTGTGTCCTTCCATCTACAATCCAGCCTTTAACCACCCTTCATTTACCCATCCAacctcatccacccacccatcaccCACTTAGACACCTATCCATCTATGCACTCACCTAA
- the Slc66a1 gene encoding lysosomal amino acid transporter 1 homolog isoform X2, producing MVWRTLGASNFSTCPNGSVQWIWDVFGECAQDGWDEASVGLGLVSILCFAASTFPQYIKACKTGNMDQALSLWFLLGWIGGDSCNLIGSFLADQLPLQTYTAVYYVLADLMMLTLYFHYKFKKRPSPWEGYCCMPILQMKDWSSERLGHLSKVIQLLRSKAGDSHPKLSAVHPDT from the exons ATGGTCTGGAGGACACTGGGCGCCAGCAACTTTTCCACCTGTCCCAATGGCTCTGTCCAGTGGATCTGGGATGTGTTTGGTGAATGTGCCCAGGATGGCTGGGATGAGGCCAGCGTGGGCCTGGGCTTGGTCTCCATTCTCTGCTTCGCTGCGTCTACCTTCCC CCAGTACATCAAAGCCTGCAAGACAGGCAACATGGACCAGGCCCTATCACTGTGGTTCCTGCTGGGCTGGATCGGTGGAGATTCCTGCAACCTCATTGGCTCCTTTCTGGCAGACCAGCTACCCCTGCAG ACCTACACGGCTGTGTATTATGTCCTGGCCGACCTGATGATGCTGACGCTGTACTTCCATTATAAGTTCAAGAAGCGACCTTCTCCGT GGGAAGGGTACTGTTGTATGCCCATTCTACAGATGAAGGACTGGAGCTCAGAGAGGCTAGGTCACTTGTCCAAGGTCATACAGCTACTGAGAAGCAAGGCTGGGGACTCCCATCCCAAGCTGTCTGCTGTACACCCAGATACCTAA
- the Akr7a5 gene encoding aflatoxin B1 aldehyde reductase member 2 — translation MLRAASRAVGRAAVRSAQRSGTSVGRPLAMSRPPPPRAASGAPLRPATVLGTMEMGRRMDASASAASVRAFLERGHSELDTAFMYCDGQSENILGGLGLGLGSGDCTVKIATKANPWEGKSLKPDSIRSQLETSLKRLQCPRVDLFYLHAPDHSTPVEETLRACHQLHQEGKFVELGLSNYASWEVAEICTLCKSNGWILPTVYQGMYNATTRQVEAELLPCLRHFGLRFYAYNPLAGGLLTGKYKYEDKDGKQPVGRFFGNNWAETYRNRFWKEHHFEAIALVEKALQTTYGTNAPRMTSAALRWMYHHSQLQGTRGDAVILGMSSLEQLEQNLAATEEGPLEPAVVEAFDQAWNMVAHECPNYFR, via the exons ATGCTGCGTGCAGCGTCCAGAGCCGTGGGCCGCGCTGCTGTTCGCTCCGCGCAGCGCTCCGGGACTTCGGTCGGGCGTCCTCTCGCCATGTCCCGGCCTCCGCCACCCCGCGCCGCCTCTGGCGCCCCTCTCCGGCCCGCTACGGTGCTGGGCACCATGGAGATGGGGCGTCGCATGGATGCGAGTGCTAGCGCCGCTTCGGTCCGCGCCTTCCTGGAGCGCGGCCACAGCGAGCTGGACACGGCCTTCATGTACTGCGACGGCCAGTCCGAGAACATCCTGGGCGGCCTGGGGCTCGGGCTGGGCAGCGGCGACTGCACAG TGAAAATCGCCACCAAGGCCAACCCCTGGGAAGGGAAGTCACTGAAGCCTGACAGCATCCGGTCCCAGTTAGAGACGTCTCTGAAGCGGCTGCAGTGTCCCCGGGTGGATCTCTTCTACTTACACGCTCCCGACCACAGCACTCCTGTGGAGGAGACACTTCGTGCCTGCCACCAGCTGCATCAGGAG GGCAAGTTTGTGGAGCTTGGTCTGTCTAACTATGCCTCCTGGGAAGTGGCTGAGATCTgtaccctctgcaagagcaacggcTGGATCCTGCCAACTGTGTACCAG GGCATGTACAACGCCACCACCCGGCAGGTGGAGGCCGAGCTCCTCCCCTGCCTCAGACACTTCGGACTGAGGTTCTACGCCTACAACCCTTTGGCTG GGGGCCTGCTGACTGGCAAGTATAAATACGAAGACAAGGATGGGAAACAACCCGTGGGCCGCTTCTTTGGGAATAACTGGGCTGAGACCTACAGGAACCG CTTCTGGAAGGAACACCACTTTGAGGCCATCGCCCTGGTAGAAAAGGCCCTGCAGACCACCTATGGCACCAACGCCCCCCGCATGACCTCGGCCGCCCTGCGCTGGATGTACCACCACTCGCAGCTCCAG GGCACCCGAGGGGACGCAGTCATCTTGGGCATGTCCAGTCTGGAGCAGCTGGAGCAGAACTTGGCCGCCACTGAGGAAG